The genomic region attagaaaaatcaagttATTGATTATAAACTGGTTGGTGATTCCAGATTTTACATGCTCACAAGACTGAAGGCATACTTTAATAGATAATTGCATGATTCAATTTGTGAACTTAAAATCTTTGAATCCATATTTTAGCTAGGCAAAAGTTCTGATGCAAATATAATTAGAAATGTTTGaacttagttttaaaaaatattgattttgagTACAAATTTTGCAACAAGAAACAAGTATTATATTGTAATTccataaattttgtaacaagaaGCCATGGCTGATCCCAACAGGTGCGAGGCAATGTTGGATGAGATTAAAACTACTAGTCAGGGACACTAGGGAACTTGTCATTTTATGCATTCCTTTTTTGGTTTTCGGAATGACCAATCCAGgaaagggaaaaaagaaaaacaacatcCCGAAAAAGATGTAGGAAACAACTTGCAGATGCAAAGACAGCCCAAAACAActaagggtgttgctaggtgcacccaggaATAACGCTGGAGCACCAGCACTCATTGCGAAAAGACAAAAACATCCCGTGAGCATTTAAAATGATTACCGTGCATCCAACTAATGTTGTTTGATCCGCGTGTGTTGTAATGTGATCCGTAGATGTTATAGTTGATCCGCAAGTTTGTTATAGAAGAAGTTGATTCGCAAGTATGtcacggatcaagttgatctgcaaGTTGCTCGCAGATGAACTTGATCTGTAAGACACtcgcggatcaagttgatccgcagtTGATTTTTTAAGAAGTGTTTCACGGATCAAGTTGGTCCGTAAGCTTCAAACGGTTGTAACTTTTATTAGAAAtatccgtttgaggcccataatatgtcaaaacgctcgaaattgaaggagGAATTCACTGGAAATTTTTAAAAGGGGTTTTCTCAactcatttttccaaaaaaatgccTCTAAGTAGctcaaaaataggatttaagattaaaaaaataggatttggtCAATTTGATCTGCAAAATGTTTGGGGTGGTGCTATTGTGCTGCTCTGCTCTGCTTCTTCCTCGCGCATTCTCCTCGACTGGCGTTTGGCggcatggtggtggtggtgatttaGGATCAACTTGATTAACATGTAGATTTTAAAGctgtggatcaagttgatttgtgGTGGTGGTGCTTTACGTttcaataaactttttaaaaaaaattcagtctcctgcgaatcaagttgatccttGGAAAACtcgcggatcaacttgattcgcgGGAGTCTTTCgctgatcaagttgatccgcacaACGAAACACTGGAGggacatttttgacatttttaagtgatgttgggtgcaccagcaataacactgggtgcacctagcaacacccaacaactaattttcacccaaaacaacaTCCCTAATGtgggggagagagagagaaagatatacagtttgaatttttaaatatttatttaatttaatatattattataatattttaatggatgatcaatattttattggttattcAAATACATATTTGCATGtgttaatagatttttttttaagaataatgttacatcaattattttttattttaaaattttcatttattttttttattacattataaattttttaaaatttatattttttttcactcttccATCCTGGGTGTCTAATAATACTGTCGGTGTGGGTGTGAATcaaatattttacttaaaaatagaTGGCTATAACAAGTGAAAACAGACCTtccttttttaacttttattgtcAGTCTGAAAACTATCACTTTTTGTAGGAACACCTCGGTCTCACTCTTCGTCCTGTTTATCTCGTCAATGTGCTCGACGAATTATCAAAATTTCTAAATTAATCACCCTCTGGCCACGTGTGCCTCGTGCCCCCTCGAggcaaatataatataaattaaaacagaaaaattatatgttttcaGAGTATCAACTTTCTTCTGCACTCACCTAATCACCTAAATTTTTTACATCAAATCAGTTGTTTTTTAAGTCAATTTAAAACTACAATCATATTGTtagaaacttcatttttttcccgttatataaatatttttcattttttatctttatttcttaTTACTTTATATCACTAAcagattcattttttttatcatttatctcTCTTCAAATGTTAAATAGCATTTTGAgatctaattattatttttttcaaaacaaatacCCTCGTGCTGCATAacccatttttattttctatatcatAATATCAAGAAGACAAGAACTACCAAAAATATTTGATGAAGCACTATATAAGGATGCATTCTGATATTGTGACACATAACACAAACACAAATTACATAGCCTCAATAATCTgagagagaaacaaaaacaatgaaGGTTTCCATTGCCAAGTTCCACTCCCTTCCCCTatgttttttccttctcttgGCCTTCAACACAAAACCCCTCCTAGCAGCAGAACCAGAGCCAGTGGTTGATAAGCAAGGGAACCCTTTGGAGCCAGGAGTAGGGTACTACGTGTGGCCACTTTGGGCTGATGAAGGAGGCCTCACACTAGGCCAAACAAGGAACAAGACATGCCCTCTTTATGTTATCCGTGACCCTTCATTCATTGGCACCCCAGTTTCATTCTTAGCACCAGGCCTTGACCATGTTCCAACACTCACTGATCTAACCATTGATTTCCCTGTGGTGACAGTGTGTAACCAGCCAACAGTGTGGAGGCTCAACAAGGTAGGGTCAGGGTTCTGGTTTGTGAGCACCAGTGGTGACCCTAATGATATCACTAGCAAGTTCAAGATTGAGAGGCTTGAAGGGGATCATGCTTATGAGATCTACAGCTTCAAGTTCTGCCCCAGTGTGCCTGGTGCGCTGTGTGCTCCTGTGGGGACTTTTGAAGATGCTGATGGAACCAAAGTCATGGCTGTGGGGGATGATATTGAGCCTTACTATGTGAGGTTTCAAAAAGTCTCCATCTTTGGTCAAGACAAGAAACAACCTTTTAGCATTTTGTAGGTTGGTTTGTGCCTAGTGTAATAGGTAGATGCGGGTCATGACTCGGAATAATGAGCTACTAGAATGCAATGCAACTGTTTCCTTGGTGTGCCTGTGTGAAAGAATCGAATAACAAGTTtattgatcttttattttttttaaaatttacttttattttttaatttttaaaatctatttaatttgattttataatctAAATTGAGTTAATATCATTCAGAAATCATATTTTATGATTACATGATTTTAATGAcgattttataattgaaatttatactGTAGgattacttaaataaatttaaataacgaggttaaattgaacaaattttaccaaattaaatgaaaagaaaattaaagaattaagttgaatcaattttaaaaattaaaaaaattaaattcaatcaaaaaaatttaaaaactaattaaacataaaaaataaatcaaagaatcaataaactaatttaacctatcacattttcatttttggttCACATATAGCACATAAGGAGTTCCCTCGTCTCCCTGTTTTAATATTTTCCTCATTCATATAGAAAAAAGTTCCCTCGTCTCTCTGTTTTAATATTTTCCTCATTCATATAGAAAAAAGATCATGTAAGTATGATGGATGTTATAATatgataggaaaaaaataaaaaataaaaatattagcatTGATGGGACTCACCGATTAGCACCTAGACTAAAGGGGTCTGTCATAtctgaagaaataaaaaattaaattttaaaaattatgtaaaaaatcaaattaaaaatctttttttttaattttattttatacaattaaaatgaagaaagaatgaCAAACACAAttgcttttttttaatgtattattttgttttgactCATAAAATGTGAGGATCGGACTGGTAGTATTCATGCATCCTTAGTAACTAACTGATTCATGTAAACTTTTATGGTTATTAAAAGATATAGATAGCAGTGATTCACACATGACAGAGCTGTTATTAACAGGGGAtaaccaaaaattgaaattgtttaAGGCTAATTTGATCGAGACTCAAATCAAGCATGATCGACTCTTCTTGAGTTTAGTTAGCATGCACTTTGCACCTACAACTAGAAGGCAAGAAGAAAGGAAGAATTggaacaaaacaaagaaaataaaagtaacttGATCAAAATTTCAGATTAGGCTCGTTTAAGCCTCATAATTTCTTTATCAATTCTCTTCCATGTGCACGGGGATAAAGCGATAAAATGGCTATACCATCTGAAAAGATaccttcatttttattattttatctgtaAAGAAACACCTGCGCATGAGTTTTGAATTTTAACAATGCTTTTGTCGAGTTAACACCTTGGTCTCACTCCAGATCCAAAATTATATCGTCAATGCGTTCCAagaataaacaaaattttattttaaattaatcactGGTATGCTACTCGTGACAAATATAATATGAAGAAAAACGGGAAtagaacaattttatattttggttcTTATCCGATATCAACTTTCTGCTACACTCACCCACCTTCCTTagatcaaatcaatttttttatgccaATTTAAAACTAATAGCCTCGTGACGCAAAATTTCTATATGATGATAATATCCAcatccaaaatttaaaaaacaccaAAAGCATCCCCATGTCGAAATTTCACCTTACACAGCACTATATAATGATGCATCATGAGATATGTAACACAAGCCAAATACACATACACATTAGCTTCAATCTgagagagaaacaaaaacaatgaaGGTTTCCATTGCCAAGTTTCACTCCCTTCCCCTATGTTTTCTCCTTCTCTTGGCCATCAACACACAGCCACTGCTAGCAGCTGAACCAGAGCCAGTGGTAGATAAGCAAGGGAACCCTTTGGTGCCAGGAGTAGGGTACTATGTGTGGCCACTTTGGGCTGATAATGGAGGCCTCACACTAGGCCAAACAAGGAACAAAACATGCCCTCTTGATGTTATCCGTGACCCTTCATTCATAGGGTCCCCAGTGAGGTTCCATGCATCAGGCCTTAATCACATTCCAACACTCACTGATCTCACCATTGATTTCCCTGTGGTGACAGTGTGCAACCAGCCAACAGTGTGGAGGCTGAGCAAGGAAGGATCAGGGTTCTGGTTTGTGAGCACTAGGGGTAACCCTCAGGACCTCATTACCAAGTTCAAGATTGAGAGGCTTGAAGGGGATCATGCCTATGAGATCTACAGCTTCAAGTTCTGCCCTAGTGTGCCTGGTGTGCTATGTGCTCCTGTGGGGACTTTTGTGGATGCTGATGGAACCAAAGTCATGGCTGTGGGTGATAACATTGACCCTTACTATGTGAGGTTCCAGAAAGTCTCCACCTTTGGTCAAGACAAGAAACAACCTTTTAGCATAGTgtagtttggtttggttttgtgCCTAGTGTAGCAGGTAGAGGGGTCATGACTCGGAATAATTAATAAGCCAGAAGAGTACCATGCATGCTCTCTTTTTTGGTGTGGCTGTGAGAAAGAATCATGAGaacttttgttttcttggttCACATGCATGGCACAGAACAGAGAGTCATTGTATCTGTTTTAGGATTTGCCAAtctgttttcttttaaaaatgaaatgaaatgaattttGGTTCTTTTGCTTCTACCAACTGTCCCAAGTATCTTTGGCTTCTAACACCTTTTCTTAGTTCTACCATCGTTGACATCTTGTATTTGAActgaagtaaaaaagaaaagagtaacATAGCTAGAGAAGGTAAAGATTATAAGATGCTCTTTAAGAGAACTAAATATAACCTAAAACCTAAATGGTTGGTGGGTGGAGTTAGACATGTATATTATAAATGAGCGGTGCTAATTAGCAAGAAAACCATTAGCACGAATTTAAAATTAACCTATCATAGTATTACAATAATGAGCAGTAGTAAGAGgaagtttataataattcacataattgtttaaccaataaaactAAACTCTCTTAAATTGTAATCCTTGATTAAAAGATTAGAGAATTGTAATTAATAGTATTGCAATTATTTCTCTTATAATACCTAATAGATTTTGTTGATGTTATGGTCACGAATGACGTGACAAGTCACTTGTGAATgtagttattatattattagttaaagCTTTTACTTAATAAAGTGTAAACACCaagaaaagctaaaaaaaacattgtttacgcactaaaaagaaaaattcaaaaaggtttaataaaaaatattaaatcctaaaatttataataactaaaattaataaaactttaaaGGACTATACATAAATTCAAGTACCAATTTTTAGTtgggaaatgttttttttagaaaaaaaaaaaaagaaaagggtacGTTATCTACGTCCTAGAAAAACCTTCTTTTATGGACGACTCGTGATTTTTGAATGCACAAATTTTTATGTTCTAACAACATGGACTATAatccaattttattttgatgaacTACGTATCCTTGCAAAGAACACTGCGCAGTTGTGCAGGCCTTGACCAACTAAAACGAATCCATGCACTGTGTGCGACACTAGGATTCCTACACACCCAAAATCTCCAACAACCTTTGTCATGCAAGTTGCTTCAAAGTTACAAGAATGTGGGAAAAACAGAACAAGCACAAAGGGTCTTTGATCAGATTAAGGATCCTGATATAGTATCATGGACCTGCCTCCTTAACCTCTACCTCCACTCTGGTCTTCCTTCCAAGTCCCTCTCAGCGTTTTCCCGTTGCTTGCATGTGGGTCTAAGACCTGATAGCTTCCTTATAGTTGCAGCTTTATCCTCTTGTGGGCACTGCAAGGATTTGGTTAGAGGGAGGGTTGTTCATGGAATGGTGTTGAGGAACTGTTTGGATGAAAACCCAGTTGTGGGGAATGCTTTGATTGACATGTATTGTAGAAATGGTGTGATGGGAATGGCTGCATCGGTTTTTGAGAAGATGGGGTTCAAGGATGTGTTTTCTTGGACTAGTTTGTTGAATGGGTACATACTGGGTAACAATCTGAGTTGTGCTCTTGAGTTGTTTGATGCAATGCCGGAAAGAAATGTGGTTTCTTGGACGGCTATGATTACTGGGTGTGTCAAAGGAGGAGCTCCAATTCAGGCTTTGGAGACGTTTAAGCGGATGGAAGCTGATGACGGGGGAGTTCGTCTTTGTGCGGATTTGATTGTGGCAGTGCTCTCGGCATGTGCTGATGTTGGGGCTCTTGATTTTGGTCAGTGCATACATGGTTGTGTTAATAAAATTGGCCTGGAGTTGGATGTCGCGGTGAGCAATGTTACGATGGATATGTACTCCAAAAGTGGGAGGCTTGACTTGGCTGTAAGGATATTTGATGATATCTTGAAGAAGGATGTGTTTTCGTGGACTACAATGATATCAGGGTATGCTTATCATGGGGAAGGGCACCTTGCTTTGGAGGTTTTTTCTCGAATGTTAGAATCAGGGGTTACCCCTAATGAGGTAACCCTGTTGTCAGTTTTAACTGCTTGTAGCCATGCTGGGTTAGTAATGGAGGGAGAAGTATTGTTCACTAGAATGATTCAGTCCTGTTACATGAAGCCAAGGATTGAGCATTATGGATGCATAGTGGATCTTCTCGGTCGAGCAGGATTGCTGGAAGAAGCAAAAGAAGTGATTGAGATGATGCCAATGAGCCCTGATGCTGCTATATGGAGATCATTACTGACTGCTTGCTTAGTCCATGGGAATTTGAACATGGCTCAAATTGCAGGAAAGAAGGTAATTGATCTCGAACCAAATGATGATGGCGTTTATATGCTTCTATGGAATATGTGTTGTGTTGCTAATATGTGGAAGGAAGCCTCAGAGGTAAGGAAGTTGATGAGGGAAAGGAGGGTCAGAAAAAGGCCCGGGTGTAGTATGGTTGATGTGAATGGTGTTGTTCAAGAATTCTTTGCTGAAGACGCATCGCTTCATGTTAGTGCAGAGCTTCGCCACTTGCTAAAAGGAATTAAGGAGCATTCAGAAACACATCAATTTTAACAGCACTTATGGTGTGGAGGTCTTTGCAATTGAAGCAAATGACGGAGAAGTGGACTAAGAAACTAGAATTTCTGCATCCATTTCATTCCTTCAATCCTTGAGAAATGTGGCGATTTCAATTAACAAAGTTCTGAACGATTTATCTTTGTAATGCATAAAGAGACATGTTTccaatcaatcaagtaatttaaaatttgtggcAAGTCAAATTTAATAGTGTATATATGTTTATTCTCATAGAGAATTAtttgttagaaattttttaagtatataagATTGTTTTCACGGTTTGACCCTCATATCTCATTCCATATACGCTTCTTTAGTAGGTGGGAATTTTAAGTacttcatatttaaaattatgaagtatttaaatttttattttttcacgtGAAACATATAAAAGTCCAAGTATCatgattcttttctttatttttgaatgtgTAACTTCTGAGTTTTGGCAAACACGAGAGTATCATGCACTTGATACAGTTTTTGGTAATTGATGAGGTGTGCAGCATGAATTAATGCAAAGGACCAAAATGGTGACATATTCTTGGCTTCCATCACATCCCATGTTCGGCAGCCTCCGCCATGGCTAGCTGGGTCTCTGCGTCGAGGGCCAACCGCTCTGCCCTGAATGCCGCCACATCGAGGGCCTTTTTGTTGTTCTTCTGGCTGTCGGCGGCGACTTCCACCATGAACTAGCTGCTATGGCGAAGGGTGTTAGAAAAGTTGGTGTTGAAAATAAATGGATGTAATAAAGGGAATGCATTCATTTTACCGAAAAGAAAATTGGATTTgttctcaaaatatttaatttttaattgtatggTTGTACTAAGTAAGGTGGAGAAgtagaggaaaagaaaaaaaaggaaaacacacttttataaattaattttataactttattattttatttataaattttattatttgccATTAATATTACAAgaaatttaagagaaaaaaatataattattgttacattcaaaaattataataacaattattttaagataactttttttctttcgtaACAATTATAATGAAATGGGAAAATTAGTAGTAATAAGTCCTCTGTCAATATTATGATTAGGTTCCACTTCACCAAGGTAGCTCTGTGAATTCATAATGTCTCAATAAATAAGTATCCCACCACACCAACAACTCGTGATATTTCAGTTAATAACATTATAACAAGCCTTCTGTTCTGTTCTGTTCGTAAATGAAGTACTAACTAAtgttacttaattttattttgagttgGGATCAGTAATATTACCCTTTGCGGAACAAATATAAGAAAAGTCGTACTTATTAATTTATGTCGGGAAAAAAACCACACTAGTATTCTTTTTCAGTttagtaaatttaaaaaaaaatgcagacacaaataatttcattttataaatttttaacttgtttctattaaatacaatataatcaataaaaatataagagaatATCCAACAAGTGTATTGatttaagaataataaaattaaaataaaacaccaATACTTATCATAAAGTTTGatttaagaataataaaattaaaataaaacaccaATACTTATCATAAAGTTAGACAAgaagatgaaattttaaaatataaaaggcaaCACGTATCACCAATGAATGAAGAAGGGTGTGCACCTTGATTTGGTGCAGCAAGAACAGAAAGGTGTGCGAAAAAAGAGAGCATTTTAGCTGATGAAATGAAGTAAATGTAAGATGGACAAGTGACTTTCTCTGACTGGAACTAGAGGTGAAAATTAGCTAACATCGTAGATGAAAGCAAAGAGAAGATAAGATTGAAAGTGAAGATAGGATTGGAGCTAATTTCGGTAATGATATGTGACTATCATTGATCCAAAACTCACCTATGTCTATTTCTGAACACCAATTCTCTTAAAACTCACCGTAGAAGCATATTCCACTAATATTGTAGCAACTGTGATTTTATTGAGACTATAAAACTATATTTTCTCATTAATCTATTTTAGCCTaaagtataattattataagCTTATAATGTTACGTGATCAATTCAAAGTGAACATGCAAGAAGTAACGTTACAATGCAATCACGTAGCTCGCCCACcagaaaaaaaacaacttactCAGCAAAGTCGTGAGAGTACGACCTGCCCAAACTATTAAAACATAGTATAGTAATAAACAAGACAAAtattttgttacaaaataaaaacattaaacacCCAACAAAACTCAACCAAGTTGGAAATATAACCACAATCAACCATAACAACAAACTACTTAGCCTTTGTAAGTAGCTAAGTAGTACTGAGTACTGATATTCAAGTAGCTTGAGAATTCCTCTTCCACCCCTCAATTTGTCTCTTAATAATAACCTCACAACTCCCACCAACACCAGCAGCTGCAGCCTTCCTAGCTGCCTTCTTCATTTCTGCAGCTCTTACCCTCAGAGATTCATTGCTCATCATCTCTTTGATTCTCTTAGCAATTTCCTCACCTTTCACCACCTCTTGTGCTCCCCATCCCCACTCATGAGGCCAAATCCCCACCCCACTTATCCTTGCTGTCTCTGAAGTTATCTTCTGATCCCCACTCTGAGGCCATGACAGAATAGGCACTCCTTCCCACACAGTCTCCATTATTGAGTTCCACCCTCCATGACTCACAAACCCCCCCACTGAAGGGTGCCCCAGAATCTCCACCTGCTCCACAAACTCCTTCTCAACTACACCCTTTTCCTTCACCTTATTCATCAACTCACTCCCCAACACTTCCTCCaaatcctcctcctcttctctgTCAACCTCCTTCAACTTCACCACCCACAAAAAACTATACCCACATTCTACCAACCCCAAAGCCATGTCCTTTATTTGCTCCCTCCTTGTTGCTGTCCTATTCCCGAAGCAAACATACACCACCGAAGTTTCACTTTGTTCATCAAGCCACTCCAATATTGAACGCATGCAACCACCCCTTTGTCCACCTTGATCCACCTCTTCAAATTCACACGCCATTAAGGGACCAACACCATACACTGGAGGCAACCCTTTAGCCACTTTTCCTTCGTTGAGTGCTGCTAGCGCCTCTCCTTCTAGTTCTTCAAACGAGTTGATGAAAACCCCATTCAGCTTCGCGAGGTTGGCACTGTCCTCCATGAAGATGCTCTCAAAGAGAGAGTTGGGTTGAAGAAGCACAGTAGGGACCGAGGATCTTGGTATTGGTGATGCAATTCCTGGGATTTTGATATCATCACCAATGAATGAAGAAGGGTGTGCACCTTGATTTGGAGCAGCAAGAACAGAAAGGTGTGCGAAAAAAGAGAGCATTCTAGCTGATGAGGTGAAGTAAATGTAAGACGGACAAGTGAGTTTCTCAGTGACTGGAATTAGAGGTGAAATTAAGCTAACATCGTAAATGAAAGCAGAGAGAGGTGTTGAAAGTGAAGATAGGATTGGAGCTAGAAGGTGAACCGAACGACGAATGGTTTCAAACTGAAGCCAAAAAGGGTCACTGGTGTTAACTGTGGTTGGATCCAAAGGGATGAGATTTAAGTCTGTTCGGGTAACTTGGtgagggaaggaagaacagaaGCGAGAGATGAGGTTTGATTCAGCGAGAGAGACTGTGGGTTTGGGAGTGATGAGAGTGACTTTG from Glycine soja cultivar W05 chromosome 16, ASM419377v2, whole genome shotgun sequence harbors:
- the LOC114391155 gene encoding miraculin-like — encoded protein: MKVSIAKFHSLPLCFFLLLAFNTKPLLAAEPEPVVDKQGNPLEPGVGYYVWPLWADEGGLTLGQTRNKTCPLYVIRDPSFIGTPVSFLAPGLDHVPTLTDLTIDFPVVTVCNQPTVWRLNKVGSGFWFVSTSGDPNDITSKFKIERLEGDHAYEIYSFKFCPSVPGALCAPVGTFEDADGTKVMAVGDDIEPYYVRFQKVSIFGQDKKQPFSIL
- the LOC114389547 gene encoding kunitz trypsin inhibitor 2-like, with the translated sequence MKVSIAKFHSLPLCFLLLLAINTQPLLAAEPEPVVDKQGNPLVPGVGYYVWPLWADNGGLTLGQTRNKTCPLDVIRDPSFIGSPVRFHASGLNHIPTLTDLTIDFPVVTVCNQPTVWRLSKEGSGFWFVSTRGNPQDLITKFKIERLEGDHAYEIYSFKFCPSVPGVLCAPVGTFVDADGTKVMAVGDNIDPYYVRFQKVSTFGQDKKQPFSIV
- the LOC114390044 gene encoding pentatricopeptide repeat-containing protein At2g29760, chloroplastic-like codes for the protein MNYVSLQRTLRSCAGLDQLKRIHALCATLGFLHTQNLQQPLSCKLLQSYKNVGKTEQAQRVFDQIKDPDIVSWTCLLNLYLHSGLPSKSLSAFSRCLHVGLRPDSFLIVAALSSCGHCKDLVRGRVVHGMVLRNCLDENPVVGNALIDMYCRNGVMGMAASVFEKMGFKDVFSWTSLLNGYILGNNLSCALELFDAMPERNVVSWTAMITGCVKGGAPIQALETFKRMEADDGGVRLCADLIVAVLSACADVGALDFGQCIHGCVNKIGLELDVAVSNVTMDMYSKSGRLDLAVRIFDDILKKDVFSWTTMISGYAYHGEGHLALEVFSRMLESGVTPNEVTLLSVLTACSHAGLVMEGEVLFTRMIQSCYMKPRIEHYGCIVDLLGRAGLLEEAKEVIEMMPMSPDAAIWRSLLTACLVHGNLNMAQIAGKKVIDLEPNDDGVYMLLWNMCCVANMWKEASEVRKLMRERRVRKRPGCSMVDVNGVVQEFFAEDASLHVSAELRHLLKGIKEHSETHQF
- the LOC114390418 gene encoding UDP-glycosyltransferase 708D1-like, which translates into the protein MSVSERVVHLAFLPSAGIGHLNPCLRIAALFLRYGCKVTLITPKPTVSLAESNLISRFCSSFPHQVTRTDLNLIPLDPTTVNTSDPFWLQFETIRRSVHLLAPILSSLSTPLSAFIYDVSLISPLIPVTEKLTCPSYIYFTSSARMLSFFAHLSVLAAPNQGAHPSSFIGDDIKIPGIASPIPRSSVPTVLLQPNSLFESIFMEDSANLAKLNGVFINSFEELEGEALAALNEGKVAKGLPPVYGVGPLMACEFEEVDQGGQRGGCMRSILEWLDEQSETSVVYVCFGNRTATRREQIKDMALGLVECGYSFLWVVKLKEVDREEEEDLEEVLGSELMNKVKEKGVVEKEFVEQVEILGHPSVGGFVSHGGWNSIMETVWEGVPILSWPQSGDQKITSETARISGVGIWPHEWGWGAQEVVKGEEIAKRIKEMMSNESLRVRAAEMKKAARKAAAAGVGGSCEVIIKRQIEGWKRNSQAT